A window of Panicum virgatum strain AP13 chromosome 8K, P.virgatum_v5, whole genome shotgun sequence contains these coding sequences:
- the LOC120645456 gene encoding uncharacterized protein LOC120645456, translating into MGKKQGGDRVWVDFEHLYHFYQQVALDVSIMTLWTVMESHKCRRCGINNIGFLDPSTVHENTVNLPSTVNYLYKAFLSMQDKRSILLSYNCFYHHVLLDISLSDSRIEVSDSQKRPLSLIQPVIDVLNKAFANYRKKSKIHRPFWGDFTVEEAKYILKQPPGNDHCGFYVMHYMHCYTGDCRSAEMNTELDSGELRMGELVALQEELAGWLVDYVVKSGSEYSII; encoded by the exons ATGGGCAAGAAACAG GGGGGAGACAGAGTGTGGGTTGATTTCGAGCACTTGTATCATTTCTACCAACAGGTTGCTCTCGACGTCTCAATTATGACCTTGTGGACTGT aatggAGTCACACAAATGTAGACGATGTGGGATTAACAATATAGGCTTCTTGGACCCTAGCACCGTACATGAGAACACAGTCAATTTACCAAGTACCGTTAACTACTTGTACAAAGCTTTCCTCTCCATGCAGGATAAAAGATCCATACTTCTTTCATACAATTGCTT TTATCATCATGTCCTACTCGATATCAGCCTTAGCGATAGTCGAATCGAGGTTTCTGACTCACAAAAGAGGCCATTATCACTAATCCAGCCCGTCATTGATGTCCTCAACAA GGCCTTCGCTAACTACCGTAAGAAAAGCAAAATCCATAGACCTTTTTGGGGAGACTTCACTGTAGAAGAGGCTAAATACATCCTCAAGCAGCCTCCGGGCAACGATCACTGTGGGTTCTATGTAATGCATTACATGCACTGCTACACCGGCGATTGCAGAAGCGCCGAAATG AACACTGAGTTGGATTCAGGTGAATTGCGCATGGGCGAGCTAGTAGCACTTCAAGAAGAACTAGCCGGATGGCTTGTGGACTACGTGGTGAAGTCAGGATCTGAGTATAGCATAATCTAG